Proteins found in one Candidatus Tisiphia endosymbiont of Beris chalybata genomic segment:
- a CDS encoding DUF2335 domain-containing protein yields MKENKSFFANNNRLNKGYFKMTPPRDSDYKYYRKKFEHVLPPIELLEEYETLYPGTIAKLIAMSEKEQIHRHKLEIKNIESYELLVTKGRVSSILFIITLAIITACLTQLDYIVASIFAASTILTVVISILLGTFNTLKNKKDYSHK; encoded by the coding sequence ATGAAAGAGAATAAAAGTTTCTTTGCTAATAATAATAGGCTCAATAAAGGCTATTTTAAAATGACCCCTCCTAGGGATTCAGATTATAAATACTATCGTAAGAAATTTGAGCATGTCCTGCCTCCTATTGAGTTATTAGAAGAATATGAAACTCTTTATCCAGGCACTATAGCTAAGCTAATAGCCATGTCTGAGAAAGAACAAATACATCGCCATAAGCTAGAAATTAAAAATATTGAATCTTATGAACTCTTAGTAACAAAAGGTAGAGTTAGTAGTATTTTATTTATTATAACATTGGCAATAATTACTGCCTGCCTTACCCAGCTTGATTATATTGTTGCTAGTATTTTTGCTGCTTCAACCATTTTGACTGTGGTTATCAGTATATTATTAGGCACTTTTAATACTCTTAAAAATAAAAAAGATTATAGTCATAAGTGA
- a CDS encoding DUF2163 domain-containing protein, with the protein MHLISNTAAYNQTILQSYSKNCRANFGDSRCKIDKTMYSTLYNIEEIFGKTIRISNLNKEDGYFMGGDVNFGEGAFCAKVANHTQNILIVDKVIPDNIKYHKTARITAGCDKNFITCCNKFQNAVNFRGEPFLPDDRFIKL; encoded by the coding sequence TTGCATCTCATCTCAAACACCGCGGCTTATAACCAAACTATATTACAATCCTACAGTAAGAATTGTCGAGCTAATTTTGGTGACTCACGCTGCAAAATAGATAAAACAATGTATAGCACCCTGTATAACATTGAAGAAATTTTTGGTAAAACTATTCGAATCAGCAATCTAAATAAAGAAGATGGATATTTTATGGGCGGAGATGTGAATTTTGGGGAGGGGGCCTTTTGCGCAAAAGTTGCAAATCATACCCAAAATATACTTATAGTTGATAAAGTAATTCCAGATAACATAAAATACCACAAAACCGCTAGGATTACCGCTGGCTGCGATAAAAATTTTATAACTTGTTGCAATAAATTTCAGAATGCAGTAAATTTCAGGGGTGAACCTTTTTTACCTGATGATAGGTTCATTAAGTTGTAA
- a CDS encoding IS3 family transposase, with product MVDKDYKDLSVRRQSQLLNLNRSSLYYKDSEKDQDNYLSNRIVEIYSNYPIYGYRRITAILRREVVIVNSKKVRRLMKLMNLQAIYPSINTSKRNLKEAIYPYLLSGLEVIKPNQVWQVDITYLRVQSGFMYLVALIDVYTRLVVGYRLSNSLNTESCLLALEDAIAKYGKPSIINSDQGSQFTSEDWINELRRCVISISMTGKGRCNDNAHIERLWRSFKYEGSYLYRCTSVLELKNNIPKWLNWYNNQRPHQALEYKTPFEIYSGFMDKSCDLPTIPLLPQQLQNYKNNIFVDSL from the coding sequence ATGGTAGATAAGGATTATAAAGATTTAAGTGTTCGTCGGCAAAGTCAGCTATTGAATCTGAACCGCTCCAGCCTATATTACAAGGATTCGGAGAAGGATCAAGATAATTATTTAAGTAATAGAATAGTTGAGATCTATAGTAATTATCCGATATATGGTTACCGGCGAATAACGGCGATACTTAGGAGAGAAGTGGTAATTGTTAACAGCAAAAAAGTCAGGAGGTTGATGAAACTAATGAATTTGCAAGCAATTTACCCTTCGATTAATACAAGTAAAAGAAACCTAAAAGAAGCTATTTATCCATATTTGCTATCAGGGTTAGAGGTTATAAAGCCAAATCAGGTATGGCAGGTGGATATCACTTATTTAAGGGTACAAAGTGGTTTTATGTATTTGGTTGCATTAATCGATGTTTATACTAGATTAGTAGTAGGATATCGTTTATCAAATAGTTTAAATACAGAGAGCTGTTTGCTAGCGTTAGAAGATGCTATAGCTAAATATGGGAAGCCGTCGATAATTAATAGTGATCAAGGTAGCCAGTTTACCAGCGAGGATTGGATTAATGAATTGAGGAGATGCGTCATAAGCATCAGCATGACGGGCAAAGGCAGGTGTAACGATAATGCCCATATTGAGCGTTTATGGCGATCGTTTAAGTATGAGGGGTCGTATTTATACCGGTGTACTTCAGTTTTAGAGTTGAAAAATAATATCCCGAAATGGTTGAATTGGTATAACAATCAAAGGCCCCATCAGGCTTTGGAGTACAAAACGCCGTTTGAGATATATAGTGGATTTATGGATAAGTCTTGCGACTTACCCACAATTCCACTATTACCACAACAGCTACAAAATTATAAAAATAATATTTTTGTAGATAGTTTATGA
- a CDS encoding TIGR02217 family protein, whose amino-acid sequence MNFHDIRLPQFIESFAIGRAAFATSCVSTLSGREVRNLDREYSQQKYLIKNCRLSSLEFEQFSAFFRARRGSNFSFRFRDNLDYQATTQVISKGDGKLQQYQLIKTYEDPIMPYSRIITKPVWNSCEFSVYPSDSVSIAPKVNHTNGVVSLEAPLEEEHILIASYLFEVEVRFGSDSFEYHYAHDASIELAEIELLEVI is encoded by the coding sequence ATGAATTTTCATGATATACGGTTACCGCAGTTTATTGAAAGTTTTGCAATAGGTAGAGCTGCTTTCGCTACTTCTTGTGTGTCAACTTTGTCTGGTAGAGAAGTAAGAAATTTAGATAGGGAATATTCTCAACAAAAATATTTGATTAAAAATTGTCGGCTAAGTAGCCTGGAATTTGAACAGTTTAGTGCTTTTTTTCGGGCCAGGCGAGGTAGTAATTTTTCTTTTCGTTTTAGAGATAATTTAGATTATCAAGCAACCACACAAGTGATTAGTAAAGGAGACGGAAAATTGCAGCAATATCAATTAATTAAAACCTATGAAGATCCAATAATGCCATATTCCAGGATTATTACTAAGCCGGTATGGAATAGTTGTGAGTTCTCGGTTTATCCTAGTGACAGTGTCAGCATAGCACCAAAAGTGAATCACACTAACGGAGTAGTGAGCTTAGAAGCCCCCCTAGAAGAAGAACATATTTTAATTGCTAGTTACCTTTTTGAAGTAGAAGTGCGTTTTGGTAGTGATAGCTTTGAATATCATTACGCTCACGATGCCTCAATAGAATTAGCGGAAATAGAATTATTAGAGGTAATATGA
- a CDS encoding phage head closure protein, giving the protein MKKSIARNFQHQVKFLENFATNELEHERWQEKFAVYAEIKPICENRFIAIEHLSFGHVMTEGYYSFKIRFIKNITTNMRILFKERYFEIKRIINILEQDKFLNIIGLEIYVS; this is encoded by the coding sequence ATGAAAAAGTCAATAGCTCGTAATTTTCAACATCAAGTTAAATTTTTAGAGAATTTCGCTACAAATGAACTAGAACACGAAAGATGGCAAGAAAAATTTGCGGTTTATGCTGAAATAAAACCTATTTGTGAGAACAGATTTATCGCCATTGAACATTTAAGCTTTGGGCATGTGATGACCGAAGGATACTACAGCTTTAAAATAAGGTTTATTAAAAATATCACTACTAATATGCGGATATTATTTAAAGAGAGATATTTCGAAATTAAAAGAATTATTAATATTTTAGAGCAAGATAAATTTTTAAATATAATAGGTTTAGAAATATATGTCTCTTAA
- a CDS encoding head-tail connector protein gives MYQKNIFKVTSLTPQNIWPLEEVKNYMRIEADYDNALISSLIEAAIITAENFTKLSLISRMIEFTCNIKRQQHFPLKYAPIKYVDKVTVKTSEEELALHDKQYYVDQIDSVLCLNEPIEYQEIVVSYSAGFEQCNLPPAIRHGILIHVAEMYDRESSNNIAMSLEIKNLYLPYRQLRI, from the coding sequence ATGTACCAAAAAAATATTTTTAAAGTGACCTCGTTAACTCCGCAGAACATTTGGCCTTTAGAAGAGGTTAAGAATTATATGAGGATTGAGGCTGATTATGATAATGCGTTAATTAGCAGCTTAATTGAGGCGGCAATTATAACGGCAGAAAATTTTACTAAGCTTTCACTAATTTCAAGAATGATAGAATTTACTTGTAATATTAAAAGACAACAGCATTTTCCGCTCAAATATGCTCCTATAAAATATGTAGATAAAGTTACGGTAAAAACTAGTGAAGAAGAATTGGCGCTACACGATAAGCAATATTATGTAGATCAAATTGATTCGGTGTTGTGCTTAAATGAGCCAATAGAATACCAGGAAATAGTAGTGAGCTATAGCGCAGGCTTTGAGCAATGCAATCTTCCGCCTGCAATAAGGCATGGCATATTGATACATGTAGCAGAAATGTATGATAGGGAAAGCTCTAATAATATTGCGATGTCGCTTGAAATTAAGAATTTATACCTTCCATATAGGCAATTGAGGATATGA
- a CDS encoding phage major capsid protein produces MDTQLLYCTLGNQNLIIKSVGENGVHISGYASVYNVLDQHNDLIIKGAFASPEIDKPNIKLLWQHDCTKPIGVIHSLTEDDYGLQVDAIINNKIETGREAIELVRQGAVDGLSIGFNIQLANYNNLNQRVITKAKLVEVSIVTFPANCQAKITHITKHLPLPNPTPHNRPPSNFLRDGSCERSLFKFPTRCKLQKRGDLNSIGQNITPTFLTEKNMNNELLSPNDNDEELPYLKINKLQDRIHNLENFLSRPEIDTRQDLEHKNAFSNYIRQGNKGEIIEKAMQGSNDDGGVLLVPTLYNNIISEMHSRSPMRQLASTSIISSNALDIVIEEGSFSSGWVGEVEARDDTTTSKLKQQRIFVHELYAQPKASQTLINDSAIRIDNWLIECLRDSFVKAENDAFINGDGKKKPKGILSKDHNKIDKFNMGSSVSVSGLLDLINLLDADYAANASFLMHRSTLSEIQKLQDNNGRFIWQQSLSESLTQTIFGIPVICCSEMMTIKPGNIAIALGDFRLAYKIVDRSGINIMRDPYTDKPFVKFYAVKRVGGDVINQRAIKFGLFS; encoded by the coding sequence ATGGATACTCAACTCTTATACTGCACTCTTGGAAATCAAAACTTAATTATCAAATCTGTCGGCGAAAATGGCGTTCATATTTCAGGTTATGCTAGTGTATATAATGTTTTAGATCAACATAATGATTTAATTATTAAAGGAGCATTTGCAAGCCCGGAAATAGATAAGCCAAATATTAAGTTATTATGGCAACATGATTGTACTAAGCCAATCGGCGTAATCCACTCGTTAACTGAAGATGATTATGGGCTACAAGTTGACGCCATAATTAATAATAAAATTGAAACGGGCCGAGAAGCGATAGAGTTAGTACGGCAAGGGGCAGTTGATGGGCTTTCGATTGGCTTTAATATTCAGCTTGCCAATTACAATAACTTAAATCAAAGAGTAATCACCAAGGCTAAATTAGTGGAGGTTAGCATTGTCACTTTTCCTGCTAATTGTCAGGCTAAAATTACCCATATAACTAAACATCTTCCCCTTCCTAATCCCACGCCACACAATAGACCTCCTTCAAATTTCCTGCGCGATGGGAGTTGCGAAAGAAGTCTGTTCAAATTCCCAACTCGATGCAAGCTGCAAAAGAGGGGTGATTTAAATTCAATTGGGCAAAATATAACCCCTACATTTTTAACGGAGAAGAACATGAATAATGAATTATTAAGTCCTAACGATAATGATGAAGAACTACCCTATTTAAAAATTAATAAACTACAAGATAGAATTCATAATCTAGAGAATTTTTTGTCACGCCCAGAGATAGATACAAGGCAGGATCTAGAGCATAAAAATGCTTTTAGTAATTATATTAGGCAAGGTAATAAAGGTGAAATCATAGAAAAAGCCATGCAGGGCAGCAACGATGATGGAGGGGTGTTACTAGTACCCACTTTATATAACAACATCATTAGTGAAATGCATTCCCGCTCCCCAATGAGGCAGTTGGCTTCTACTTCAATAATCTCCAGTAATGCTCTTGATATAGTGATTGAAGAAGGGTCTTTTTCTAGTGGTTGGGTGGGCGAAGTGGAAGCACGAGATGATACTACTACCTCTAAGCTAAAGCAGCAGAGAATTTTTGTTCATGAACTATATGCGCAGCCTAAAGCAAGCCAAACTCTGATAAATGATTCAGCGATAAGGATCGATAATTGGTTAATAGAATGTTTAAGAGATAGCTTCGTCAAAGCTGAAAATGATGCTTTTATCAACGGAGATGGTAAGAAAAAGCCTAAAGGTATTTTATCTAAAGATCATAATAAAATCGATAAGTTCAATATGGGAAGTAGTGTAAGTGTGTCAGGATTATTAGACCTGATTAATTTGCTTGATGCAGATTACGCAGCAAATGCTAGCTTTTTAATGCACCGCAGTACTTTATCAGAAATTCAAAAATTGCAAGATAATAATGGGCGGTTTATCTGGCAACAATCATTATCTGAATCTTTAACCCAAACAATTTTTGGCATACCAGTGATTTGCTGCTCGGAGATGATGACAATCAAACCAGGCAATATCGCCATTGCGCTTGGGGATTTTCGTTTGGCATATAAGATAGTAGACCGTAGCGGCATTAATATTATGCGAGACCCATATACCGATAAGCCATTTGTAAAATTTTATGCGGTAAAAAGGGTAGGGGGTGATGTGATAAATCAACGGGCTATTAAATTTGGATTATTTAGTTAG
- a CDS encoding Sca4 family protein, which produces MKEDQGVEINIIDELIEDEEVKSNPTDGAHFTTNKGKVASFSDAASPVNEQEADFPDIENQKLPLNFSLSGDEEEVDEITKAVREKILAAQRRIIAEYLGKAELNNRRDYAEFVEDEENKRKVHEAFRDPVVKAEIEKAEIEGYGYIKTHFKDDFKPIKWENRQTIIKDPETGEEIIKLKSTVINVPTQVRKLDGTEVTVRKHRKITGIPFSLDSEKISGPVVLSLDLMDQNGKYLGSSSPLRTTIHYNAQGKLIEFSSPEPMLFNGNDPSAMGYFEHEGKIITTGIDRGMYQALMQEVAKNNGHSVDISQVVEGPDIEREQAQDVVSRGLEKDTPSTATKNFQDIGNKSTSAVELADVENISKNLNAELWDKTMNPNANIQMDAEVKLSPSMDMNSQADTIWATLNKDTKTEEALIKEKLASLGPIEREQVLKDLANNRFLPAGGEVPSHSTSVTDVALKRQSLLKEQKSDVADLMGKESKSADNLIDSRIDKAKASAPQSTRFIDGKEEHEQKLQDEKNPDTTPADPHIVSVVQAENLIQTLKNPPRSPSLFPVAPTIKVMTDQQIDTEVAALWEKLQEKPITHQKDVINKHIEEAPSQGISHNYLEELLQYQKDVINKRLEEAPSQGISHNDQKKLLQKLAEKVAKGREEKLKPLAKIDEEKQREGKIPLKPQQESDDKELVTVRLKTEIRTVDPDGWPSTIVGLYDEDSKAMNTPGNVGLLAFINKSIVELKSEVALKPVPKGLGSLNKGNRSQVGGGGLAH; this is translated from the coding sequence ATGAAGGAAGATCAGGGGGTTGAAATAAATATTATAGATGAATTGATAGAAGATGAGGAAGTTAAATCTAATCCTACAGATGGCGCCCACTTTACAACAAATAAAGGTAAGGTTGCCTCTTTTAGTGATGCTGCTTCACCGGTTAATGAACAAGAAGCAGATTTCCCAGATATAGAAAATCAGAAGCTACCTCTTAATTTTTCCTTGTCGGGTGATGAGGAAGAAGTGGATGAGATAACCAAGGCAGTTAGAGAAAAAATCTTAGCTGCACAAAGGAGAATAATAGCTGAATATTTGGGAAAGGCAGAGCTTAACAATCGGAGAGATTATGCAGAGTTTGTTGAGGACGAGGAAAATAAACGAAAAGTTCATGAGGCTTTTAGAGATCCTGTAGTAAAAGCTGAGATAGAAAAGGCAGAAATTGAAGGTTATGGGTATATTAAGACACATTTCAAAGACGATTTTAAGCCAATAAAATGGGAAAATAGGCAGACAATAATAAAAGATCCGGAAACTGGGGAAGAAATTATTAAATTAAAATCTACAGTTATTAATGTTCCTACCCAAGTAAGAAAGTTAGATGGTACTGAAGTAACAGTACGTAAACATAGAAAGATAACAGGTATTCCATTCAGCCTGGACTCAGAGAAGATCAGTGGGCCAGTAGTTTTATCATTGGATTTAATGGATCAAAATGGTAAATATTTAGGTAGTAGCAGCCCATTACGTACCACCATCCATTATAACGCGCAGGGGAAGTTAATTGAGTTCAGCTCTCCAGAGCCTATGTTATTCAATGGTAATGATCCCAGTGCAATGGGTTATTTCGAACATGAAGGAAAAATTATTACTACCGGTATAGATCGAGGGATGTACCAAGCACTGATGCAAGAAGTAGCTAAAAATAACGGGCACTCGGTTGACATTTCGCAAGTAGTTGAGGGACCTGATATTGAGCGGGAGCAAGCCCAAGATGTTGTTAGTAGGGGATTAGAGAAAGACACCCCTTCTACTGCTACTAAAAACTTTCAGGATATAGGGAATAAATCCACAAGCGCAGTAGAGTTAGCAGATGTAGAAAACATCTCAAAGAATCTGAATGCAGAATTGTGGGATAAAACTATGAACCCAAATGCTAACATACAGATGGATGCAGAAGTGAAGCTAAGCCCATCCATGGATATGAATTCTCAGGCAGACACAATATGGGCAACTTTAAATAAGGACACTAAAACAGAGGAGGCATTAATAAAGGAAAAACTTGCCTCCCTGGGCCCAATCGAGAGAGAACAGGTGCTGAAGGACTTAGCAAACAATAGGTTCTTGCCAGCGGGAGGAGAAGTTCCAAGCCACTCAACTAGCGTAACTGATGTCGCACTAAAAAGACAATCCCTACTAAAGGAGCAAAAAAGCGACGTTGCAGATTTAATGGGCAAAGAAAGCAAATCGGCAGATAATCTAATTGATTCGCGTATTGATAAAGCTAAAGCTTCAGCGCCACAATCTACTAGATTTATTGATGGTAAAGAAGAGCACGAGCAGAAACTACAGGATGAGAAAAACCCCGATACTACACCCGCAGACCCTCATATAGTTAGCGTGGTGCAAGCAGAGAATTTAATACAGACCCTTAAAAATCCACCACGTAGCCCCTCATTGTTTCCAGTAGCGCCTACAATAAAGGTAATGACAGACCAGCAGATTGACACAGAAGTGGCTGCTTTATGGGAAAAGCTGCAAGAGAAACCCATCACACACCAGAAAGATGTGATTAACAAACACATTGAGGAAGCCCCCTCCCAGGGGATATCTCACAATTATCTAGAAGAATTATTACAATACCAGAAAGATGTGATTAATAAACGCCTTGAGGAAGCCCCCTCCCAGGGGATATCTCACAATGATCAAAAAAAATTATTACAAAAATTAGCAGAAAAGGTAGCTAAGGGAAGAGAGGAGAAATTAAAACCATTGGCGAAAATTGATGAGGAAAAGCAGAGAGAAGGTAAGATACCCTTGAAGCCGCAGCAGGAGAGTGATGACAAGGAGTTAGTGACAGTTAGATTAAAAACAGAAATACGAACTGTAGACCCCGATGGGTGGCCTTCCACAATAGTTGGTCTTTATGACGAAGATAGCAAAGCTATGAATACTCCGGGTAATGTAGGATTACTAGCATTTATCAATAAAAGCATTGTTGAATTAAAATCAGAAGTGGCTTTGAAGCCTGTACCAAAAGGTTTAGGGTCTCTTAATAAGGGTAACCGCAGTCAGGTTGGTGGGGGTGGATTGGCACATTAG